One Bacillus solimangrovi DNA segment encodes these proteins:
- a CDS encoding phosphotransferase family protein, translated as MEQRLGLSEGWHITPAGGATGEAYIAENHEQKLFLKRNSSPFLAVLSAEGIVPKLIWTRRMENGDVITAQQWLEGRELKASDMKHPSVANLLSKIHGSKELLDLLKRIEKNPLEPEGVLTEIDEQVIAQVSHPVLDKARVYLERNLERIRFHQKVVCHGDVNHNNWLLSAEKQLYLIDWDGAMVADPALDIGQLLYWYIPKNEWQDWLDQYGIKLSSNLEERMRWYVIAQTILSINWHRRRDERKEMENWIKYLQEIF; from the coding sequence TTGGAACAACGATTGGGATTAAGTGAAGGTTGGCACATTACTCCTGCAGGGGGAGCAACCGGAGAAGCGTACATCGCAGAAAATCATGAACAGAAACTTTTCTTAAAACGTAATTCCTCGCCTTTTTTAGCTGTGTTATCTGCTGAAGGAATTGTTCCGAAGTTAATTTGGACGAGACGGATGGAGAATGGTGATGTTATCACTGCACAGCAATGGCTGGAAGGCAGGGAGTTAAAAGCTTCTGATATGAAACATCCTTCGGTAGCAAACCTATTGAGTAAAATACATGGTTCTAAGGAATTATTGGATTTATTAAAGAGAATCGAGAAGAACCCATTAGAGCCAGAAGGTGTGTTAACTGAAATTGATGAACAAGTAATTGCACAAGTATCTCACCCTGTTCTTGATAAAGCAAGAGTATATTTAGAGAGAAATCTTGAGCGGATTAGATTTCATCAAAAAGTCGTTTGTCACGGTGATGTTAATCATAACAATTGGTTATTAAGTGCTGAAAAACAGCTCTATTTAATTGATTGGGATGGAGCAATGGTCGCCGATCCTGCACTTGATATTGGACAATTATTATATTGGTACATTCCAAAAAATGAATGGCAAGATTGGTTAGATCAATACGGAATTAAGCTGTCTTCGAATTTAGAAGAACGGATGAGGTGGTATGTAATTGCTCAGACGATTCTTTCTATTAATTGGCATCGAAGAAGAGATGAAAGAAAAGAAATGGAGAACTGGATAAAGTATCTCCAAGAAATATTTTGA
- a CDS encoding YtzH-like family protein, giving the protein MPLTTQHQMNILSDILNNHLTDQSGSVSECRQLQRLIQSLIAKEETTAQVKDLLYEIYDYSQKGANIKNLTQHIQDNQSSITQWVDELPTQDQLH; this is encoded by the coding sequence ATGCCACTCACTACCCAGCATCAAATGAACATTTTAAGTGATATTTTAAATAACCATTTAACAGATCAATCTGGTTCTGTTTCAGAGTGCCGACAACTTCAACGTCTTATTCAATCGCTCATCGCGAAAGAAGAAACAACCGCTCAAGTGAAAGATTTACTATATGAAATATATGACTATAGTCAAAAAGGAGCAAATATTAAAAACCTCACACAACATATACAGGACAACCAATCAAGTATAACGCAATGGGTTGATGAATTACCTACACAAGACCAACTTCACTAA
- the trmB gene encoding tRNA (guanosine(46)-N7)-methyltransferase TrmB has product MRLRHKPWATDFIAENPHFVVPNPEECQGNWSKDVFHNDNPIYIEVGTGKGSFVTGMGKQHPDVNFLGVELYPSVIISALQRLVDEPQDNVKLLNQNAEDVTKFFAENEVSRVYLNFSDPWPKKRHEKRRLTYKAFLDLYKQILIPNGEIHFKTDNQQLFEYSLESFSRYGMIVKNVSLDLHNSDIEGNVMTEYEEKFSNNGNRIYRCEAQFRE; this is encoded by the coding sequence ATGCGTTTAAGACATAAACCGTGGGCAACTGATTTTATCGCTGAAAACCCACATTTTGTAGTGCCTAATCCTGAAGAATGCCAAGGGAACTGGTCAAAGGATGTATTTCATAATGATAATCCTATTTATATTGAAGTGGGGACAGGTAAGGGAAGCTTTGTTACTGGGATGGGGAAACAACATCCAGATGTGAATTTTCTCGGAGTAGAATTGTATCCAAGTGTTATCATCTCAGCTCTACAACGGTTAGTAGATGAACCACAAGACAATGTAAAATTATTAAATCAAAATGCGGAAGATGTTACAAAATTTTTTGCCGAAAATGAAGTCTCACGTGTATATTTGAACTTTTCTGATCCTTGGCCTAAAAAACGACATGAAAAGCGTCGATTAACTTATAAGGCATTCTTAGATTTATATAAACAAATATTAATTCCAAATGGTGAGATTCACTTTAAGACGGATAATCAGCAATTATTTGAATACTCATTAGAAAGCTTTTCACGCTATGGAATGATTGTGAAGAACGTATCTTTGGATTTGCATAATAGTGATATAGAAGGTAACGTAATGACAGAGTATGAAGAGAAATTCTCGAATAATGGGAATCGTATTTATCGTTGTGAAGCGCAGTTCAGAGAATAA
- a CDS encoding PepSY domain-containing protein produces the protein MNWKNTLLGVSIGAAAGVWAYSQSKKPLSAEQALRSAKEALKENGPVDGSWIHMAPESIKKNGLTYSVYRGGISRLVEDDLKQEEFLVDANTGTIVDVL, from the coding sequence ATGAACTGGAAGAACACGTTGTTAGGTGTTAGCATTGGCGCTGCTGCAGGTGTATGGGCTTATTCTCAATCAAAAAAACCATTATCAGCAGAACAAGCTTTACGTTCTGCTAAAGAAGCTTTAAAAGAAAATGGACCCGTTGATGGTTCATGGATCCATATGGCTCCAGAATCAATTAAAAAAAATGGATTAACGTACTCAGTTTATCGCGGAGGTATTTCTAGGTTAGTTGAAGACGACTTGAAGCAAGAAGAATTTTTAGTTGATGCTAATACGGGTACGATTGTAGATGTATTGTGA
- a CDS encoding M42 family metallopeptidase, with translation MNQETMQLFKTLTELQGAPGNEHAVRKFMIGELEKYADDIIQDNLGSVFGVKKGEVDGPRVMAAGHMDEVGFMVTKITDNGMLRFQTLGGWWSQVLLAQRVQVMTDNGPVIGVVASTPPHLLTEAQRKKPMDIKNMMIDIGADDHEDALQIGIKPGQQIVPICPFTPMANEKKILAKAWDNRYGCGLAVELLKELKGESLPNTLYSGATVQEEVGLRGAQTAANMIKPDIFYAMDASPANDASGNKTEFGQLGKGTLLRILDRTMVTHRGIREFILDTAETEKIPYQYFVSQGGTDAGRVHTSNQGIPSAVIGICSRYIHTSASIIHIDDYAAAKELLIKLVKKTDKTTIETIRQNG, from the coding sequence GTGAATCAAGAAACGATGCAATTATTTAAAACATTAACAGAGCTTCAAGGAGCTCCAGGAAATGAACATGCAGTTAGAAAATTTATGATAGGCGAATTAGAAAAATATGCTGATGACATTATTCAAGATAATTTAGGTAGTGTCTTTGGAGTTAAAAAAGGTGAAGTTGATGGTCCACGTGTCATGGCAGCGGGACATATGGATGAAGTAGGTTTTATGGTTACGAAGATTACTGATAATGGAATGTTGCGTTTTCAAACACTTGGTGGTTGGTGGAGTCAAGTATTGTTAGCTCAACGTGTTCAAGTTATGACAGATAATGGTCCTGTAATTGGTGTTGTTGCATCAACCCCACCTCACTTATTAACAGAAGCTCAGCGCAAAAAGCCGATGGATATAAAAAATATGATGATTGATATTGGTGCAGATGATCACGAAGATGCTTTACAAATCGGGATTAAACCAGGTCAACAAATTGTTCCAATTTGTCCATTTACTCCAATGGCTAATGAAAAGAAAATTTTAGCGAAAGCTTGGGATAATCGTTATGGTTGTGGATTAGCAGTTGAATTATTAAAAGAATTAAAAGGTGAGTCATTACCTAATACATTATACTCAGGGGCTACCGTTCAAGAAGAAGTAGGACTTCGAGGTGCACAAACTGCTGCTAATATGATTAAACCTGACATTTTTTACGCAATGGATGCAAGTCCCGCAAACGATGCGTCTGGCAATAAAACAGAATTCGGTCAATTAGGAAAAGGTACTTTACTTCGTATACTTGATCGTACGATGGTAACACATCGAGGTATTCGCGAATTCATACTTGATACAGCCGAAACAGAGAAGATTCCGTATCAATATTTCGTATCACAAGGCGGAACTGATGCTGGACGTGTACATACTTCTAATCAAGGGATTCCATCGGCTGTCATCGGAATTTGCTCGCGTTATATTCATACATCAGCGTCTATCATTCATATAGATGATTATGCAGCTGCAAAAGAGTTGCTTATAAAGTTGGTTAAGAAAACGGATAAAACAACAATTGAGACTATTCGACAAAATGGTTAA
- a CDS encoding DUF84 family protein, whose product MKVAIGTTNKAKVKSIQLIFPDDSLIPLQVSSGVSAQPLTDEETFRGAKNRAVAALKQANSQIGIGLEGGVVETNEGMYLCNWGALATREGKIITAGGARIHLPDDIANGIKSGEELSKVMEDYTNLYDVRSNQGAVGIFTDGYVDRSEMFYHVVKLLKGQYSYYCKMNSIL is encoded by the coding sequence ATGAAGGTTGCGATTGGTACGACTAATAAAGCAAAGGTTAAGTCGATTCAGTTAATCTTTCCCGATGATTCTCTCATACCGTTGCAAGTTTCCTCTGGTGTATCCGCACAACCTCTAACTGATGAAGAAACGTTTAGAGGTGCCAAGAATCGAGCAGTAGCAGCTTTGAAACAAGCGAATTCACAGATTGGTATTGGTCTAGAGGGCGGTGTAGTAGAAACAAACGAAGGCATGTACCTTTGTAATTGGGGAGCACTTGCTACACGTGAAGGTAAAATCATTACAGCTGGTGGAGCCAGAATTCATTTGCCAGATGATATCGCTAACGGTATAAAATCTGGAGAAGAGTTGTCAAAGGTGATGGAAGATTATACAAACCTCTATGATGTACGTTCTAATCAAGGTGCGGTCGGCATTTTTACAGACGGATATGTGGATCGAAGTGAAATGTTTTACCATGTTGTAAAGCTTCTAAAGGGTCAATATAGCTATTACTGTAAAATGAATAGTATTCTATAA
- a CDS encoding YtoQ family protein — protein MELIVYLAGQIHDDWRTEIKTVASEMKLSVNFVGPMENHERSDNIGEEILGKQPNSLIKDHAASDINNFRTEVLLKKADVVIAFFGEKYKQWNTAMDASAALSMNKPVILIRPETLVHPLKELSNKANVTVETPEQALRVLSYLFETS, from the coding sequence ATGGAATTAATCGTATACTTAGCAGGACAAATTCATGATGATTGGCGAACAGAAATAAAAACAGTAGCATCAGAAATGAAACTTTCAGTAAACTTCGTTGGTCCCATGGAAAATCATGAACGCTCAGATAATATCGGAGAGGAGATTTTAGGAAAACAACCGAATTCCTTAATCAAGGACCATGCCGCGTCAGATATTAATAACTTTCGTACTGAAGTTCTTCTGAAAAAAGCTGATGTTGTAATTGCATTTTTCGGTGAGAAATATAAACAATGGAACACAGCAATGGATGCTAGTGCAGCTCTTTCGATGAACAAACCTGTTATCCTAATCAGACCTGAAACATTAGTGCATCCACTTAAAGAACTCTCTAACAAAGCAAACGTAACCGTAGAAACACCTGAACAAGCTTTGCGAGTGCTTTCTTATCTATTCGAAACCTCTTAA
- a CDS encoding methyl-accepting chemotaxis protein — protein MLTIQNRLRIMLAMTLIGLSIIIAFSVFTMHSHQEMKKQQIHFNEVESISLRAQNEFAMARKYEQQFLRNPSEDISEQSLIHSTRLIEEIKSGMSKFSEGEVVYEEFIQLNRLGQSYLDQFNMVKSMTKQIGYTDASGLQAKIKDAYVSFNVVIDETNNSQLAQQLLLMRMYEKEYLRTRDESDFSSFKLSISSFKEMINEAPIEDERKIKLSTNLIAYQSAMESIHETFKQIILLNKNFEAIADEITQSAIKVAKLTVSNTQQLEQDQKEVQSLLFTIMIVISIIIMSLLVTFGFYMIRSITKSIQHLKTGAAVIGEGDFSHRVEVHTKDEMGELTTFFNKMAKNVQSSLSKVLTASQQLSSSSQHLSAISVETTAQTAEINHAFRQVAVGSQNQASRLEESAILIQKVTETIETTATYSKQIANHAIEVEDKGKEGIEIIQHLQHTSEQFLQLATHLAQHIQQAVTQSEQITAIVHTIQDISESTNLLALNAAIEAARAGEAGKGFSVVANEVRKLAERTHTEAKNIQYLVTSMAEQMQTLSNEANQFDSFRENQNEAVTKTNIAFESIVSYINDISSKSLSVQQAVVDAENANDHVSENLREIKDIAEQAAATSQEVSASSDNQNEAIEQVNKAAVQLRTISLTLQQEVNRFKLKNKKDYPKEQEDRTNPIIEGEN, from the coding sequence ATGCTTACTATACAAAATCGATTACGTATAATGTTAGCAATGACACTAATAGGACTTTCTATTATCATTGCTTTTTCAGTATTCACTATGCATTCACATCAAGAGATGAAAAAACAACAAATTCATTTTAATGAAGTTGAGTCTATTTCTCTTCGAGCTCAAAATGAATTTGCAATGGCACGAAAATATGAGCAACAATTTTTACGTAATCCGTCTGAAGATATATCAGAACAATCACTTATCCACAGTACACGCTTAATTGAAGAAATAAAAAGTGGTATGAGTAAGTTTTCAGAAGGTGAAGTTGTGTACGAAGAATTTATTCAATTAAATAGACTTGGACAAAGCTATCTTGATCAATTCAATATGGTTAAGAGTATGACAAAACAAATCGGTTATACTGATGCATCAGGTCTACAAGCAAAGATTAAAGACGCTTATGTATCATTTAATGTAGTTATTGATGAAACTAACAACTCTCAACTAGCACAACAATTATTGCTGATGCGAATGTATGAAAAAGAATACCTTCGTACTCGTGATGAAAGTGACTTCTCAAGTTTTAAATTATCTATATCATCATTCAAAGAAATGATTAATGAAGCACCAATTGAAGATGAAAGAAAGATAAAACTCTCCACTAACTTAATCGCATATCAAAGTGCTATGGAATCAATTCATGAAACATTTAAACAAATCATTTTACTTAATAAAAATTTCGAAGCAATTGCAGATGAAATTACACAAAGTGCAATAAAGGTAGCAAAATTAACGGTTAGTAATACCCAACAACTAGAACAAGATCAAAAAGAGGTTCAATCTTTATTATTTACCATTATGATTGTTATTAGTATTATAATTATGTCACTATTAGTCACATTTGGATTCTATATGATACGTTCAATCACAAAATCTATTCAACATTTAAAAACAGGTGCTGCTGTAATTGGAGAAGGTGATTTCAGTCATCGTGTTGAGGTACATACAAAAGATGAAATGGGTGAACTTACTACATTTTTTAATAAGATGGCAAAAAATGTCCAAAGCTCCCTTTCTAAAGTATTAACCGCTTCTCAGCAACTCTCAAGTTCATCACAGCATTTAAGTGCTATTTCTGTAGAAACGACCGCACAAACTGCTGAAATAAATCATGCTTTTCGACAAGTAGCTGTTGGCTCACAAAATCAAGCTAGTCGGCTCGAAGAAAGTGCAATACTTATTCAAAAAGTTACTGAAACGATAGAAACAACAGCAACATACAGCAAACAAATCGCAAATCATGCAATTGAAGTAGAGGATAAAGGAAAAGAAGGTATTGAAATCATTCAACACCTTCAACACACTTCAGAACAATTTTTACAACTCGCAACACATTTAGCTCAACATATTCAACAAGCTGTCACACAATCCGAACAAATTACAGCAATCGTACATACGATCCAAGATATTTCTGAGAGTACAAATCTATTAGCATTAAATGCAGCGATTGAAGCTGCTCGTGCTGGTGAAGCTGGGAAAGGATTCTCAGTTGTAGCAAACGAAGTTAGGAAACTAGCTGAACGTACTCACACAGAGGCAAAAAATATTCAATATCTTGTCACTTCAATGGCTGAACAAATGCAGACTCTATCGAATGAAGCCAATCAATTCGATTCTTTTCGTGAAAACCAAAATGAAGCTGTCACCAAAACAAATATTGCATTTGAATCAATCGTCTCCTATATTAACGACATTTCTAGTAAATCACTAAGTGTCCAACAAGCTGTTGTTGATGCAGAAAATGCTAACGATCATGTGTCGGAAAACCTTCGTGAAATAAAAGACATAGCGGAACAAGCTGCTGCAACTTCTCAAGAAGTAAGTGCTTCAAGTGACAACCAAAATGAAGCAATCGAACAAGTCAATAAAGCTGCTGTTCAATTACGAACAATTTCTCTAACACTCCAACAAGAAGTAAACCGTTTCAAACTAAAAAACAAAAAAGACTATCCTAAAGAGCAAGAAGATAGAACAAACCCGATTATAGAGGGTGAAAACTAG
- a CDS encoding PTS transporter subunit IIC, translated as MKVFLNSKGVTLSAKEYFINALSYMALGLFSSLIIGLIMKTIGDQFKWPFFTEMGSLAMGLMGPAIGAAVAYGLKAPPLVIFASIISGAAGAELGGPAGSYVAALISSEVGKVVSKETKIDIIVTPFVTITVGFATASLIGPSVAAFMEAFGAWIMWSTELRPLLMGILVAISMGLALTAPISSVAIALMLDLSGVAGGAATVGCAAQMIGFAVSSYRENGFGGLVAQGIGTSMLQVANIVRNPYILIPPTVAGALLAPFATVWLDMSNNSSGAGMGTSGFVGQIMTFTTMGFSGIVILKVLLLHIIGPAIISLLLSELMRKAGLIKFGDMKIDY; from the coding sequence ATGAAAGTTTTTTTGAATTCAAAGGGAGTTACCCTTTCTGCAAAAGAATATTTTATTAACGCACTCAGTTATATGGCGCTAGGTTTGTTTTCTTCATTAATTATTGGATTAATTATGAAAACAATTGGTGATCAGTTTAAATGGCCATTTTTTACTGAAATGGGTTCATTGGCAATGGGACTGATGGGTCCAGCGATTGGAGCAGCTGTTGCTTATGGATTAAAGGCACCACCACTTGTTATTTTTGCTTCTATAATATCAGGAGCTGCTGGAGCAGAGTTAGGTGGCCCTGCAGGCAGTTATGTAGCTGCTCTTATTTCTAGTGAAGTCGGTAAGGTTGTGAGTAAAGAAACAAAGATTGATATTATTGTGACACCTTTCGTTACAATAACAGTTGGTTTCGCTACTGCTAGTTTGATTGGTCCAAGTGTTGCAGCATTTATGGAAGCGTTTGGTGCGTGGATTATGTGGTCTACAGAACTACGTCCTTTATTGATGGGAATACTCGTTGCTATTTCCATGGGGCTTGCTTTGACGGCACCTATTTCTAGCGTTGCGATCGCACTAATGCTAGATTTAAGTGGTGTTGCTGGAGGTGCGGCGACAGTAGGATGTGCTGCGCAAATGATTGGTTTTGCTGTGAGCAGTTATAGGGAGAATGGTTTTGGTGGATTAGTTGCACAAGGCATTGGAACATCCATGCTTCAAGTAGCAAATATCGTCAGAAATCCATACATCCTTATTCCACCAACAGTTGCTGGGGCATTGTTAGCACCATTTGCTACAGTATGGCTAGATATGAGTAATAATTCTTCAGGTGCAGGCATGGGGACAAGTGGATTCGTTGGTCAAATTATGACATTTACAACGATGGGATTTTCAGGGATTGTAATCTTAAAGGTATTGTTATTGCATATTATTGGTCCTGCTATCATTAGTTTGCTATTATCAGAATTAATGAGGAAAGCTGGCTTAATTAAATTTGGTGATATGAAGATTGATTATTAA
- a CDS encoding thioredoxin family protein codes for MISIESKEMFETVKNKESVIFLFSADWCPDCRVIEPFLPDLEKKYDKYKFYYVDRDEFIDICVELDIFGIPSFLAFEKGEELGRFVSKDRKTQEQIEDFIESL; via the coding sequence ATGATATCAATTGAATCGAAGGAAATGTTTGAAACAGTTAAAAATAAAGAAAGCGTCATTTTTCTTTTTTCAGCAGATTGGTGCCCTGATTGTCGAGTAATCGAACCATTCTTACCTGATTTAGAAAAGAAGTATGACAAATATAAATTCTATTACGTGGATCGTGATGAATTCATAGATATTTGTGTTGAACTAGATATATTTGGAATACCAAGCTTCCTTGCATTTGAAAAAGGAGAAGAATTAGGGCGTTTTGTTAGTAAAGATCGTAAAACACAAGAACAAATAGAAGACTTTATTGAAAGTTTATAA
- a CDS encoding DUF1444 domain-containing protein yields the protein MDTKKMRKELETRLEGPNRILKFDREKDELRVELSETNQGISISLPGVIAKYEERKSKAIDEVVYHIEEALKAMEETQELQGKEKYIFPVVRAASFPVETKDGKPLIYEEHTAETRIYYALDLGNSYRLIDEPFAENEGLTHERLKEIARFNARSLSTEMKSDEVAGNTFYFLNSNDGYDASRLLNETFLEKFAAEVQGEMAIAVPHADVLIMADIRNEMGYDILAQMAMSFFAEGRVPITAMSFLYENKELEPIFILAQKKPKRKE from the coding sequence ATGGATACGAAAAAGATGAGAAAAGAGTTAGAGACACGCCTAGAAGGTCCAAATAGAATACTGAAATTTGATAGAGAGAAAGATGAATTACGAGTTGAATTAAGTGAAACAAATCAAGGTATTAGTATTTCTCTTCCAGGAGTTATCGCGAAATATGAAGAACGTAAATCAAAAGCAATAGACGAAGTTGTCTATCATATAGAAGAAGCATTAAAAGCAATGGAAGAAACTCAAGAATTACAAGGAAAGGAAAAATACATCTTTCCTGTTGTTCGAGCAGCATCCTTTCCTGTTGAAACAAAGGATGGTAAGCCTTTAATATATGAAGAACATACAGCGGAAACAAGGATCTACTATGCGCTAGATCTAGGGAACAGTTATCGTCTTATTGACGAGCCTTTTGCTGAAAATGAAGGTTTAACGCATGAGCGATTAAAAGAAATTGCGAGGTTTAATGCACGTTCTTTGAGCACTGAAATGAAAAGTGATGAAGTAGCAGGTAACACATTTTATTTTCTCAATTCCAATGATGGTTATGATGCAAGTCGATTATTGAATGAAACATTTCTTGAAAAGTTTGCAGCAGAAGTTCAAGGAGAAATGGCGATTGCTGTACCACATGCTGATGTTTTGATTATGGCAGACATACGCAATGAGATGGGTTATGATATTTTAGCGCAAATGGCTATGAGCTTTTTTGCTGAAGGTCGTGTACCAATTACTGCAATGTCTTTCTTATATGAAAACAAAGAACTTGAGCCAATATTTATTTTAGCTCAAAAAAAACCAAAACGAAAAGAATAA
- the ytpR gene encoding YtpR family tRNA-binding protein — translation MNAFYNKVGIGDTLLVVLKDIENSKREVEVKGSVAQIYNNETNETVGYNFFNISEEISIEANGVVDVNETFVAQLNHILEKNGHSSKIDVDFSPKFVVGYVEEKSKHPNADKLSVCTVDVGNEKLQIVCGAPNVEKDQKVVVAKVGAVMPSGMLIKEAQLRGVDSYGMICSAKELNMPNAPTEKGILVLTDNVKIGEAFEF, via the coding sequence ATGAATGCTTTTTATAATAAGGTTGGAATTGGAGATACTTTGCTAGTGGTTTTAAAGGATATAGAGAATTCCAAACGCGAAGTAGAGGTGAAAGGATCTGTAGCTCAAATTTATAACAATGAAACGAACGAAACGGTCGGTTATAACTTTTTTAACATTTCCGAAGAAATATCTATTGAAGCGAATGGTGTCGTTGATGTAAATGAAACCTTCGTAGCACAATTGAATCATATTTTAGAAAAAAATGGTCACTCTAGTAAAATAGACGTTGATTTTTCACCAAAATTTGTTGTTGGTTACGTTGAAGAGAAGAGCAAACATCCTAATGCAGATAAATTAAGTGTTTGTACAGTTGATGTTGGAAATGAAAAGTTGCAAATTGTCTGTGGTGCTCCTAATGTTGAGAAAGACCAAAAAGTCGTTGTAGCAAAAGTAGGAGCTGTTATGCCATCTGGAATGCTAATTAAGGAAGCCCAATTACGAGGTGTTGACTCTTATGGAATGATTTGTTCTGCTAAAGAATTAAATATGCCAAACGCACCTACAGAAAAGGGTATACTTGTTTTAACAGATAATGTGAAAATCGGAGAGGCTTTTGAATTCTAA